In a genomic window of Meleagris gallopavo isolate NT-WF06-2002-E0010 breed Aviagen turkey brand Nicholas breeding stock chromosome 1, Turkey_5.1, whole genome shotgun sequence:
- the UPK3A gene encoding uroplakin-3a isoform X2, with protein sequence MLSHWVVLFLCCLGQLCADQSMKPQLAAPQLAINNPTLTTVALEKPFCTFDSSLHPNKSYAIYLYVMKSSASTISSVVTDSKNKPLDSTFQQTLGGNLGPYKAASFDVPNCVSPPKLADAGDINKVSDVLKQYLFRVGDDGTCLYDPNFLDVCNPPLAPDTTYRFKYVLVDNIEGIVKDQTLWSDPIKTRKGNQKILLQRQRTHLGLLNRVN encoded by the exons ATGCTCAGCCATTGGGTTGTGTTATTCCTCTGCTGTTTGGGACAGCTTTGTGCAG atcaGAGCATGAAACCTCAGCTTGCAGCCCCCCAGCTTGCAATAAACAATCCCACTCTCACTACAGTTGCCTTAGAGAAACCTTTCTGTACGTTCGATAGCTCACTACATCCAAACAAATCTTATGCCATCTACTTGTATGTAATGAAAAGTTCAG CAAGCACAATAAGCTCTGTGGTAACTGACAGCAAAAACAAGCCACTCGACAGCACATTCCAGCAAACACTTGGGGGAAATCTTGGACCTTACAAGGCTGCTTCATTCGATGTACCCAACTGTGTGTCACCCCCCAAGCTTGCTGATGCAGGTGACATCAACAAAGTTTCCGATGTCCTGAAACAATACCTCTTCAGAGTTGGGGACGATGGGACTTGTTTGTATGACCCAAACTTCCTAGACGTCTGCAACCCACCTCTTGCACCAGACACAACATACAG GTTTAAATACGTGTTGGTTGATAACATTGAAGGTATCGTGAAAGACCAAACTCTTTGGTCTGATCCAATCAAAACCAGAAAAG GGAATCAGAAGATCCTTCTGCAGAGACAAAGGACACATCTGGGACTACTCAACAGAGTGAACTGA
- the UPK3A gene encoding uroplakin-3a isoform X1 has translation MLSHWVVLFLCCLGQLCADQSMKPQLAAPQLAINNPTLTTVALEKPFCTFDSSLHPNKSYAIYLYVMKSSASTISSVVTDSKNKPLDSTFQQTLGGNLGPYKAASFDVPNCVSPPKLADAGDINKVSDVLKQYLFRVGDDGTCLYDPNFLDVCNPPLAPDTTYRFKYVLVDNIEGIVKDQTLWSDPIKTRKAKLPMKIDIWPGRRSGSMIVITSILSVSVFLLLAGLLASVFSALVESEDPSAETKDTSGTTQQSELRPQLSSE, from the exons ATGCTCAGCCATTGGGTTGTGTTATTCCTCTGCTGTTTGGGACAGCTTTGTGCAG atcaGAGCATGAAACCTCAGCTTGCAGCCCCCCAGCTTGCAATAAACAATCCCACTCTCACTACAGTTGCCTTAGAGAAACCTTTCTGTACGTTCGATAGCTCACTACATCCAAACAAATCTTATGCCATCTACTTGTATGTAATGAAAAGTTCAG CAAGCACAATAAGCTCTGTGGTAACTGACAGCAAAAACAAGCCACTCGACAGCACATTCCAGCAAACACTTGGGGGAAATCTTGGACCTTACAAGGCTGCTTCATTCGATGTACCCAACTGTGTGTCACCCCCCAAGCTTGCTGATGCAGGTGACATCAACAAAGTTTCCGATGTCCTGAAACAATACCTCTTCAGAGTTGGGGACGATGGGACTTGTTTGTATGACCCAAACTTCCTAGACGTCTGCAACCCACCTCTTGCACCAGACACAACATACAG GTTTAAATACGTGTTGGTTGATAACATTGAAGGTATCGTGAAAGACCAAACTCTTTGGTCTGATCCAATCAAAACCAGAAAAG CTAAACTTCCCATGAAAATTGATATTTGGCCTGGTCGAAGGAGTGGAAGCATGATCGTCATTACGTCAATTCTAAGTGTGTCAGTGTTCCTTCTGCTTGCTGGCTTGCTCgcttctgtgttttctgctcttGT GGAATCAGAAGATCCTTCTGCAGAGACAAAGGACACATCTGGGACTACTCAACAGAGTGAACTGAGACCACAGCTGAGCTCTGAGTGA